One part of the Mesomycoplasma conjunctivae genome encodes these proteins:
- a CDS encoding CTP synthase, producing the protein MSKFIFITGGVLSGVGKGVAVASLANLLKSCSFSVFIVKLDPYLNVDPGVLSPYEHGEVYVTEDGGETDLDLGHYERFVNQNFWKDSNHTSGKILLSIIEKERQGYYNGKTVQYIPHVTDEIILRLKNIETKYQPDFILVEIGGTVGDIESNPFYYAASQLSVESEFESKEQKVFFIHTTYVPFLATSGDFKTKPTQFSIANLSSMGIKPNAVFLRLDSKNIDENVTKKVANSSFLNTNQVIAIPNLDTIYKLPLMLSETKILDLIFDHFKLDYRKPNLASWQTFYQKVVAKKQFHVKIAALGKYTQFLDAYKSIIEAFKISGAYQSTEVQLEFFDTSDDNTEFNITDLNNYDGVVILPGFGARGFENKVKSAQFCHENNIPTFGICLGMQAMSVAQARRRGIKNANSAEFIQEFPNQVSILDFNRKDGANLSIGGTLRLGGHRIKFANNSKIRQIYGREETIERHRHRFEIVRKFIDQIEDQNFKFSGLEAEQNLVEACEDNSKSFYIGVQYHPEFVARPLKSHPLFDAFIKAAISKKYKQN; encoded by the coding sequence ATGTCAAAATTCATCTTCATAACTGGTGGTGTGCTCTCTGGAGTTGGCAAAGGTGTTGCAGTTGCTTCACTTGCTAATTTGCTCAAATCTTGTTCTTTTTCCGTCTTTATTGTTAAGTTGGATCCTTATTTAAATGTTGATCCGGGAGTACTCTCACCTTATGAACATGGTGAGGTTTATGTCACAGAAGATGGAGGTGAAACTGACTTAGACTTAGGTCATTATGAACGTTTTGTAAATCAAAATTTTTGAAAAGATTCCAATCATACTAGTGGTAAAATATTGCTTTCAATTATTGAAAAAGAGCGTCAAGGCTACTACAATGGTAAGACAGTTCAATATATTCCCCATGTAACTGATGAAATTATTTTAAGACTAAAAAATATTGAAACTAAATATCAACCTGATTTTATTTTAGTAGAAATTGGTGGCACAGTTGGCGATATTGAATCTAATCCTTTTTATTATGCAGCAAGTCAATTATCAGTTGAATCTGAATTTGAATCTAAAGAACAAAAAGTCTTCTTTATTCATACAACTTATGTTCCTTTTTTGGCCACTTCAGGAGATTTTAAGACTAAACCAACACAATTTTCAATTGCTAATTTGTCTTCCATGGGTATCAAACCCAATGCAGTTTTCTTGCGTTTGGATAGCAAAAATATTGACGAAAATGTTACCAAAAAAGTTGCCAATTCTTCATTTTTAAACACAAATCAAGTCATTGCTATCCCTAATTTAGATACCATTTATAAATTACCACTGATGTTAAGTGAGACAAAAATTTTAGATTTAATTTTTGATCACTTTAAACTTGATTACAGAAAACCTAACTTAGCTTCTTGGCAAACTTTTTACCAAAAAGTTGTTGCCAAGAAGCAATTTCATGTTAAAATAGCTGCTTTGGGTAAATATACACAATTTTTAGATGCCTACAAATCAATTATTGAAGCTTTTAAAATCAGTGGTGCCTACCAATCAACTGAAGTGCAATTAGAATTTTTTGACACCTCAGATGACAATACTGAATTTAATATCACTGATTTGAACAATTATGATGGGGTAGTTATCTTACCAGGTTTTGGTGCTCGCGGCTTTGAAAATAAAGTAAAATCGGCTCAATTTTGTCATGAAAATAACATCCCTACCTTCGGAATTTGTTTAGGAATGCAAGCAATGAGCGTTGCACAAGCACGCCGTCGTGGAATTAAAAATGCAAATTCTGCTGAATTTATTCAAGAATTTCCCAATCAAGTGAGCATATTAGATTTTAATCGCAAAGATGGAGCTAATTTATCAATAGGTGGAACCCTTCGTTTAGGTGGACACCGAATAAAATTTGCTAATAATAGTAAAATTAGACAAATTTATGGTAGAGAAGAAACAATTGAGCGCCATCGTCATCGTTTTGAAATTGTGAGAAAGTTTATTGATCAAATTGAAGATCAAAACTTTAAATTTAGCGGTCTAGAAGCTGAGCAAAACCTAGTTGAAGCTTGTGAAGACAACTCAAAATCCTTCTATATAGGTGTTCAATATCATCCTGAATTTGTAGCTCGTCCTTTAAAATCACATCCACTTTTTGATGCCTTTATTAAAGCTGCAATTAGTAAAAAATATAAACAAAATTAG